The genomic segment AGTCCAGCGCGAGCCGTTCCCCGTCGCGCCCGAAGCCTTCATGCGCTTTCAGACCGTCGCGGGCGTCCTCATGCTGGTTGCGTGCGCCGTGTGGTGGTTTCTCCCGCCGCTCGCCCTGCTACCCGGCGTGCTCGCCTTCTTCGTGACCTGGCGTCAGTTCGTGCACTACCACCCGATGCTCGATGCCCTCTACCCGCAGTCGGAATCCCTCAACGTCTACGCGCGGTGGGCGCCCCGGGGCGAAACCCGACGCCGGATCATCCTCAACGCGCACATGGACGCCGCCTTCGAGTGGAGGTACCATGTCCTCTGGCCCAAGGCGTTCCCCTGGCTCGTGCGCTACAGCCTCGCCGCGCTACCCGCCGCCCTCGTGCTCCAGGTGGCCAGCATACCGATCTGGATGGGCGACCCCGGCTCGATAATCCTGTGGTGGCTCGGCGGACTCCAGGCGCTCCTCGTACCCGCGTTTGTCCTCGCACTCTTCTTCACCGACTTCGACAGCCCCGTGCCCGGCGCCAATGACAACCTTTCCGGCGTCTTCCTCGCCGCCGGCGTCATACGCGCCCTGCGGGAAGCGGAATCTTCGTTCGAAAACACCGAAATCGCGTGCCTCATCACCGGCTCGGAGGAAGCCGGCCTCCGCGGCGCCAGCGCCTGGGCCGCGCGCCACGCGAAGGAACTGCGCGACGCCGACACCGCCATCCTCGTCCTCGACACGATCCGCGACCGCGATCATTTCACCGTGTACCAGGGCGATCTGAACGGGACCGTGAGGAACGATGAGGCGCTGAGCCAACTCGTGGCCGAGGCCGCCGCCGCCTGCGGCCACCCGGCGCGCATTGGAACCATTCCCCTCGGCGCCACCGACGCCGCGGCGTTCACCCGGGCGCGCCTCAAGGCCACCGCGCTTGTCGCCATGAACCCCGCCCCCGCCCGCTTCTACCACACGCGTTTCGACAGCGCGGACAATATGGACGCGGGCTGCGTCGCGATCGCCGCCGGGATCGTTGGCGAAGTCATCCGCCGCTTCGACGAGGGTGGCGCGCCGGGCTGAGGGCCAGACCGCCGCGCGGCTCAGCCGGTCCCGTTCCGGCGCTCCAGGTAGTGCGCCAGGGCCTCGCGCCAGGGCCGCATCGAGTAGCCGCTCGCCGCCTCCAGCGCGGAGGGATCCAGCACCGAATACAACGGCCTTTCGGCCCGGGACGGATACTCCGCGGAGGCGCAGGGCCGCACCGGCGTATGCACGCCCCCCATCTCCAGAAACGCGCGCGCAAATTCGTAGCGGCTGCACGCGCCGCGGTTCACCGCGTGGTAGATGCCGTAGGCGTGCGTCCTGGCGAGCGCCAGCGTCGCTTCCGCGAGGTCCAGCGTGTGCGTCGGGGAACCCACCTCATCCTCGACCACCTTCAACTCCGGGCGCGATGCCGCCGCCTGCAACACCTTCTCCACAAAGTTGTTCCCCCCGGGGCCATACAACCATGCCGTCCGCAGGATGAAGTGGCGCGGGTTCGCCACCGCCGTAGCGTGCTCCCCCGCCGCCTTGGATTTGCCATACACCCCCAGCGGCGCCAGGGGGTCCGACGGCGTGTAAGGGGTGCGTTTCGTCCCGTCAAACACATAGTCCGTGCTGAAATACACCACCGGTATATTGTGGTGCGCGGCCAGCTCCGCCACGTTCCGCGCGCCCGTTTCGTTCGAAAGGAAGGCCCCCGCCATGTCGTCTTCCGCGCCGTCCACATTGGTATACGCCGCGGCATTGATCAGGAGATCCGGACCAAACTGCTCCACGATCGGCTGTAGCGCCACCTCGTCCGCAATATCCAACTCCGGCAGATCATGGCCCTGCGCTTCCCCCGCCCGCTCAAAAACCCGCAAAAGATCGCGGCCCAGCTGTCCCCGGCATCCAAATATCAGTGTGCGCATCGATAATCCCTCAAAAAGAAAGGCATTGTATCAACTGCACGGCAAACGCGCAATGCCCCCGATTCCATTATTCAATGCAACCCCAAGAAACAGCGGCGGCCGCCATTCCCGAGGGAGGGCGGCCGCCGCGATTCGTTGTTTTGCTTGCTCAGCCGCGGCTTCGCGCCGCCCGGCGCCGGCCCAGTCCGGCCATTGCGGCCAGCGCCGCAACAAAAACCAGCAGCGTGCCGTAATCCGCCGGGAACACCGCCCCCGCCACGGGGACCGGAACACCCGGCGCAAGCCCGGCGCGCACGATGCCGCCATGGTGGATCAGGATCTCGATGTAGGCGCCATCCTCGGTCACGGTAACCGGCGCCGCCAGCCATCCGATGACCCGATCCGCGGGATACCACCCGGATCCGCGCTCGTCGGACGCGAAATAGTACAACGCCACATCGCCCGCCGCCACACCGGACGGCACGGGAATCTGGACCAGCACCGGATCCGGGTAGAGCTCCGACGGCAGCACCTGGTACACATCGCCCCGGCCCGCCAGGAACTGGCCCGCCTCCGCATCGCCGAAGACAAACGGCTCGACGGACAGCGGCGCGTTGCCCGCACCTTTCTCCGGAGC from the Candidatus Hydrogenedentota bacterium genome contains:
- a CDS encoding M20/M25/M40 family metallo-hydrolase, which gives rise to MMLSPEARAACAKYVLDQARHIIDTFGPRGPGSEGERAAQEYVAARLEELGATEVQREPFPVAPEAFMRFQTVAGVLMLVACAVWWFLPPLALLPGVLAFFVTWRQFVHYHPMLDALYPQSESLNVYARWAPRGETRRRIILNAHMDAAFEWRYHVLWPKAFPWLVRYSLAALPAALVLQVASIPIWMGDPGSIILWWLGGLQALLVPAFVLALFFTDFDSPVPGANDNLSGVFLAAGVIRALREAESSFENTEIACLITGSEEAGLRGASAWAARHAKELRDADTAILVLDTIRDRDHFTVYQGDLNGTVRNDEALSQLVAEAAAACGHPARIGTIPLGATDAAAFTRARLKATALVAMNPAPARFYHTRFDSADNMDAGCVAIAAGIVGEVIRRFDEGGAPG
- the rfbD gene encoding dTDP-4-dehydrorhamnose reductase; this encodes MRTLIFGCRGQLGRDLLRVFERAGEAQGHDLPELDIADEVALQPIVEQFGPDLLINAAAYTNVDGAEDDMAGAFLSNETGARNVAELAAHHNIPVVYFSTDYVFDGTKRTPYTPSDPLAPLGVYGKSKAAGEHATAVANPRHFILRTAWLYGPGGNNFVEKVLQAAASRPELKVVEDEVGSPTHTLDLAEATLALARTHAYGIYHAVNRGACSRYEFARAFLEMGGVHTPVRPCASAEYPSRAERPLYSVLDPSALEAASGYSMRPWREALAHYLERRNGTG